In a genomic window of Procambarus clarkii isolate CNS0578487 chromosome 12, FALCON_Pclarkii_2.0, whole genome shotgun sequence:
- the LOC123749020 gene encoding general transcription factor II-I repeat domain-containing protein 2-like → MVALASLPERTTGAEICKTVVNEFSTRQIDISKVVSVTTDGAPNMTGEKAGFVNLFAKSVGHPLIGFHCIIHEEALCAKVGLKELQEVMQTVTNVVNYICGRPLNKRQFQTLLDEVESVYKGLKMYNHVRWLSRGLVLKRFIECLDEIKLYLIDQQVSYHEFSDNVWVCKLMFFAGFCEHLNELNIKLQGSGKTLDVMFCYIKAFEMKFKVFKRDVDNERFRYFPNLKRYISDLKDDRTDHKCLQKLFVNIIVSTVWQFSTRFAKFRELEDTVKFIKFPDSIKMDELNLQMFSWIDMDDSEMQLIEFQSSSIWKQKFVDLRVDLENIEREIRDESNKEKCGKRSIKDLEYYSRKLCLFKKPCNSIANHVFVYICLRIFVLNYELC, encoded by the coding sequence ATGGTTGCTCTTGCATCACTACCTGAGCGTACTACCGGGGCTGAAATATGTAAAACAGTTGTGAACGAATTCTCTACTCGGCAAATTGACATTTCAAAAGTAGTATCCGTCACAACAGATGGTGCCCCAAACATGACTGGTGAGAAGGCAGGTTTTGTAAATCTTTTTGCAAAAAGTGTTGGTCATCCACTGATTGGCTTCCATTGCATCATACATGAGGAGGCTTTATGTGCAAAAGTTGGCCTAAAGGAACTGCAAGAAGTGATGCAAACAGTTACCAACGTTGTTAATTACATTTGTGGTCGGCCTTTAAATAAAAGACAATTTCAAACTCTACTGGATGAGGTAGAATCTGTGTATAAAGGACTGAAAATGTACAACCATGTTCGTTGGCTTAGCAGAGGCTTGGTTCTGAAACGATTTATTGAATGCTTAGATGAGATAAAGCTCTATTTgatcgaccaacaagtgtcatacCATGAATTTTCTGACAACGTGTGGGTTTGTAAACTGATGTTTTTTGCAGGTTTTTGTGAACATTTAAATGAATTGAATATTAAGTTACAGGGCTCTGGTAAgacacttgatgttatgttttgttacataaaagCTTTTGAAATGAAGTTTAAAGTTTTTAAGAGGGATGTAGATAATGAGAGATTTAGATACTTTCCAAACCTAAAGAGGTACATCAGTGATCTAAAAGATGACAGAACAGACCACAAATGTCTTCAAAAGCTGTTTGTAAACATTATCGTGTCAACAGTTTGGCAGTTCTCTACAAGATTTGCCAAATTCAGAGAACTGGAAGACACAGTAAAGTTTATCAAGTTTCCAGACAGCATCAAAATGGATGAACTAAACTTGCAAATGTTTTCATGGATAGACATGGATGATTCTGAGATGCAGTTGATTGAATTTCAGAGTAGCTCAATTTGGAAGCAGAAATTTGTTGACCTTAGAGTTGACTTGGAAAATATTGAAAGAGAGATTAGAGATGAAAGTAACAAAGAGAAATGCGGAAAACGAAGTATTAAGGACTTGGaatactattccagaaaattatGTCTGTTTAAAAAACCTTGCAACAGCATTGCTAACCATGTTTTCGTCTACATATGCTTGCGAATCTTTGTTCTCAATTATGAACTTTGTTAA